Proteins found in one Serinicoccus marinus DSM 15273 genomic segment:
- the dprA gene encoding DNA-processing protein DprA yields the protein MSQVQDPERRARMLLSRLAEPYDEKVQQVVAEDGVEAVVGYALEGGRVPGGPDLHRLAARVERATTVDEAHVARLVGARVLVPGDEEWPHCLDELEQPPWCLWVTGPGRLDELVRRSVAVVGARASTAYGDHVTAVLCTDLVGRGFTIVSGAAFGIDAAAHRAALAADGCTVAVLAGGVDVAYPRANADLIERVRRTGLVVSETPPGGAPARMRFLARNRIIAGLAQGTVVVEAGLRSGARSTVKHARELGRHVMAVPGSVESLMSQGAHAEIRMGAELVTDGAEVAELVGHIGADLAPVKRGGRQAADDLTEELRRVWQWLRPRSSSGVDEVMVRSGLSLAETLGALRSLEREGLAEELLDGWQRRPTGVR from the coding sequence GTGAGCCAGGTGCAGGACCCTGAACGGCGGGCCCGGATGCTGCTCTCGCGGCTCGCAGAGCCCTACGACGAGAAGGTGCAGCAGGTCGTCGCCGAAGACGGGGTGGAGGCCGTCGTGGGCTACGCGCTGGAGGGCGGCAGGGTGCCGGGCGGTCCGGACCTGCACCGGCTGGCCGCTCGCGTCGAGCGGGCCACGACCGTCGACGAGGCCCACGTCGCGAGGCTGGTCGGTGCGAGGGTGCTCGTGCCGGGGGACGAGGAGTGGCCCCACTGCCTCGACGAGCTGGAGCAACCGCCGTGGTGCCTGTGGGTCACCGGTCCGGGGCGCCTGGACGAGCTGGTGCGGCGCAGCGTCGCGGTGGTCGGGGCCCGGGCGAGCACGGCCTACGGCGACCACGTCACCGCCGTGCTGTGCACGGACCTGGTGGGCCGCGGTTTCACCATCGTCTCGGGGGCAGCCTTCGGCATCGACGCCGCTGCCCACCGGGCGGCCCTGGCGGCGGACGGGTGCACGGTGGCGGTCCTCGCGGGGGGTGTCGACGTCGCCTACCCCCGTGCCAACGCCGATCTCATCGAGAGAGTCCGGCGCACCGGCCTGGTCGTGAGCGAGACGCCCCCAGGGGGCGCCCCGGCCCGGATGCGCTTCCTGGCCCGCAACCGGATCATCGCCGGGCTGGCGCAGGGCACGGTGGTGGTCGAGGCGGGACTTCGCTCCGGCGCGCGGTCCACGGTCAAGCACGCCCGCGAGCTGGGCCGCCATGTCATGGCGGTCCCCGGGTCGGTCGAGAGCCTGATGTCTCAGGGTGCCCACGCCGAGATCCGCATGGGGGCAGAGCTGGTCACCGACGGAGCCGAGGTCGCTGAGCTGGTCGGGCACATCGGCGCGGACCTGGCCCCGGTGAAGCGAGGTGGCCGGCAGGCCGCCGACGACCTCACGGAGGAGCTGCGTCGCGTGTGGCAGTGGTTGCGACCCCGCTCCTCCAGCGGGGTCGACGAGGTCATGGTGCGCAGCGGCCTGAGCCTGGCGGAGACGCTCGGCGCGCTCCGCTCGTTGGAGCGGGAGGGCCTGGCCGAGGAGCTCCTCGACGGCTGGCAGCGCCGACCCACGGGGGTGCGGTAA
- a CDS encoding RNA-binding protein: MLEEALEHLVKGIVDHDGDVAVRTKNARHGEVLEVRVHPDDLGRVIGRRGRTASALRTVVGALAGGDKVRVDIVDTDRTR, translated from the coding sequence GTGCTCGAGGAAGCCCTGGAGCACCTGGTCAAGGGCATCGTCGACCACGACGGTGACGTCGCCGTGCGGACCAAGAACGCCCGCCACGGTGAGGTCCTCGAGGTCCGGGTCCACCCTGACGACCTCGGCCGCGTCATCGGTCGGCGGGGCCGGACCGCGAGCGCGCTGCGCACCGTGGTCGGCGCGCTCGCCGGCGGGGACAAGGTCCGGGTCGACATCGTCGACACCGACCGCACCCGCTGA
- the rplS gene encoding 50S ribosomal protein L19, translated as MHKLDDLDAASLRSDIPDFRAGDTVDVHVKVIEGNRSRVQVFKGVVIRRHGGGLGETYTVRKVSFGVGVERTFPLHSPNIEKIEVVSRGDVRRAKLYYLRDLRGKAAKIRERRDSVPAMKGGAPAAQAPAQQD; from the coding sequence ATGCACAAGCTCGACGATCTCGACGCCGCCAGCCTGCGGAGCGACATCCCCGACTTCCGCGCCGGCGACACCGTCGACGTCCACGTGAAGGTCATCGAGGGCAACCGCTCCCGTGTCCAGGTCTTCAAGGGCGTCGTCATCCGCCGTCACGGCGGTGGCCTCGGCGAGACCTACACCGTCCGCAAGGTGTCCTTCGGCGTCGGCGTGGAGCGGACCTTCCCGCTGCACTCCCCGAACATCGAGAAGATCGAGGTCGTGAGCCGCGGCGACGTGCGCCGCGCCAAGCTCTACTACCTGCGCGACCTGCGCGGCAAGGCGGCCAAGATCCGCGAGCGCCGCGACAGCGTCCCCGCGATGAAGGGCGGCGCGCCCGCCGCCCAGGCACCGGCCCAGCAGGACTGA
- the lepB gene encoding signal peptidase I: MSDPTRDTRAQGGSDDLGPRPAPEREEGQRQEPRRRGGFLAAVREIAAIAATALVISFLIKTFLAQAFWIPSGSMENTLVYGDRVMVSKLQVGSLGVDRGDIVVFEDPGGWLPPVERVDRGPLLNGTLRALEFVGVAPSSQGNHLIKRVVGMPGDTVACCDEDGRLSVNGEPLEEDYLYPSDQPSTSDFEITVPEGHIWLMGDHRSNSRDSRANDDGTGEQGSVPLDDVVGQAVVLLYPFDHFDWFGVPETYADVPDAP; this comes from the coding sequence GTGAGCGACCCCACGCGGGACACCCGGGCGCAGGGCGGGTCCGACGACCTCGGGCCCCGGCCCGCCCCGGAGCGCGAGGAGGGGCAGAGGCAGGAGCCCCGGCGGCGGGGCGGCTTCCTCGCCGCGGTGCGGGAGATCGCGGCCATCGCCGCGACCGCCCTCGTGATCTCCTTCCTCATCAAGACCTTCCTGGCGCAGGCCTTCTGGATCCCCTCCGGCAGCATGGAGAACACGCTGGTCTACGGCGACCGGGTCATGGTCAGCAAGCTCCAGGTCGGGTCCCTGGGGGTGGACCGGGGGGACATCGTCGTCTTCGAGGACCCGGGGGGCTGGCTGCCACCGGTCGAGCGGGTCGACCGCGGCCCGCTCCTCAACGGGACCCTGCGGGCGCTGGAGTTCGTGGGCGTGGCGCCCTCCTCGCAGGGCAACCACCTCATCAAGCGGGTCGTCGGTATGCCGGGGGACACCGTCGCCTGCTGCGACGAGGACGGCAGGTTGAGCGTCAACGGGGAGCCGCTGGAGGAGGACTACCTCTACCCCTCGGACCAGCCGAGCACGAGCGACTTCGAGATCACCGTGCCCGAGGGCCACATCTGGCTCATGGGCGACCACCGCTCCAACTCCCGCGACTCGCGGGCCAACGACGACGGCACCGGGGAGCAGGGATCGGTCCCGCTCGACGACGTCGTCGGCCAGGCGGTCGTGCTCCTCTACCCGTTCGACCACTTCGACTGGTTCGGCGTGCCCGAGACCTACGCCGACGTCCCGGACGCACCGTGA
- a CDS encoding YifB family Mg chelatase-like AAA ATPase, translating into MGLARTHAVTLSGVEGRLVTVEAQGADGLPATVMTGLADNACRQAPDRVRPALRNCGMSIPPRRWTINLSPAGVPKTGSGLDLAIAVAMMAAEDHVPATAVAGVAQIGEVGLAGDVRPVPGVLPMVVAAADGGVTDVLVAADAAREAALVRGVQVHPVRTLGEVRSFFRARAEGGQVNFPMPPATPRAVQAVPDLGDVVGQAVARQALEIAAAGGHHLLLVGPPGAGKTMLAERLPGLLPPLEGPDALAVTAIHSVLGALAVDDRLVSEPPFVAPHHTASTAAVIGGGSRAVHPGAVSRAHHGVLFMDEAPEFRRDVLDGLRQPLESGEVVIARADRHVRLPARFQLVLAANPCPCGSAGGQCVCPPFRRNGYLGRLSGPLLDRVDLKLAVSAVTRGDLALPPGEPTAVVSERVALARQRQQERWHELPYRLNSQVPGALLREEPWRPAARERRPLELAMDRGALTLRGLDRALRVAWTLADLRGASRPGLDDVTLALDLRTPTGVKVA; encoded by the coding sequence ATGGGCCTGGCCCGGACCCACGCGGTCACCCTGAGCGGAGTCGAGGGACGCCTGGTCACCGTGGAGGCGCAGGGGGCCGACGGCCTGCCGGCGACGGTGATGACCGGGCTGGCGGACAACGCGTGCCGGCAGGCCCCGGACCGGGTGCGCCCGGCCCTGCGCAACTGCGGCATGTCGATCCCGCCGCGGCGCTGGACGATCAACCTCTCGCCGGCGGGGGTGCCCAAGACCGGCAGCGGGCTGGATCTGGCGATCGCCGTGGCGATGATGGCGGCCGAGGACCACGTGCCGGCCACCGCCGTCGCCGGGGTGGCCCAGATCGGCGAGGTCGGCCTGGCCGGCGACGTCCGGCCGGTCCCGGGGGTGCTGCCCATGGTCGTCGCGGCGGCCGACGGTGGTGTCACAGACGTCCTCGTCGCCGCCGACGCCGCCCGGGAGGCCGCGCTGGTGCGTGGTGTCCAGGTCCACCCGGTGCGGACGCTGGGGGAGGTCCGCTCCTTCTTCCGGGCGCGGGCCGAGGGCGGCCAGGTCAACTTCCCGATGCCGCCGGCCACGCCCCGAGCGGTGCAGGCCGTGCCCGACCTGGGGGACGTCGTGGGCCAGGCCGTCGCACGGCAGGCCCTGGAGATCGCGGCCGCGGGCGGGCACCACCTGCTCCTCGTCGGTCCGCCGGGGGCGGGCAAGACGATGCTGGCGGAGCGTCTCCCCGGCCTCCTGCCCCCGTTGGAGGGTCCGGACGCGCTCGCCGTCACCGCCATCCACTCCGTGCTCGGCGCCCTCGCCGTGGACGACCGGCTCGTGTCCGAGCCGCCCTTCGTCGCACCCCACCACACCGCCTCGACCGCGGCAGTCATCGGTGGCGGCTCGCGCGCCGTGCACCCGGGGGCGGTCTCGCGCGCCCACCACGGCGTGCTCTTCATGGACGAGGCCCCGGAGTTCCGCCGCGACGTGCTCGACGGGCTGCGGCAGCCGCTGGAGTCCGGCGAGGTGGTCATCGCCCGTGCCGACCGCCACGTGCGTCTGCCCGCGCGCTTCCAGCTGGTGCTGGCCGCCAATCCCTGTCCGTGCGGCAGCGCGGGCGGACAGTGCGTGTGCCCGCCGTTCCGGCGCAACGGCTACCTCGGACGGCTGTCGGGGCCGCTGCTGGACCGGGTGGACCTCAAGCTCGCGGTGAGCGCCGTGACCCGAGGGGACCTCGCGCTGCCGCCGGGCGAGCCGACGGCCGTGGTCTCCGAGCGGGTGGCTCTGGCACGGCAGCGTCAGCAGGAGCGGTGGCACGAGCTGCCCTACCGGCTCAACAGCCAGGTCCCGGGTGCGTTGCTCCGCGAGGAGCCGTGGCGTCCGGCGGCGCGCGAGCGTCGACCGCTGGAGCTGGCGATGGACCGCGGTGCCCTGACCCTCCGCGGGCTGGACCGGGCCCTGCGGGTGGCCTGGACGCTCGCGGACCTGCGCGGCGCCTCCCGGCCCGGGCTGGACGACGTGACGCTGGCGCTCGACCTGCGCACCCCGACGGGGGTGAAGGTCGCGTGA
- a CDS encoding DUF4112 domain-containing protein, which yields MTQPRRTPAPDTGLSRHLARVMDDLVTIPGTRIGIGLDAVLGLLPGAGDILGSGMSAAIMYDAARRRVPLLVLARMAWNMLLDAALGLVPVVGDAADVAHRANRKNYRLLQASLAEGRTSTRSGPVYLLLAALLIVLPLVIGIAIGVLVLVALWSVLTR from the coding sequence GTGACCCAGCCGCGGCGGACCCCAGCGCCCGACACCGGTCTGAGCCGTCACCTCGCGAGGGTGATGGACGACCTGGTGACCATCCCGGGCACCCGCATCGGCATCGGCCTCGACGCGGTCCTGGGGCTGCTGCCCGGGGCCGGAGACATCCTCGGCTCCGGGATGTCGGCGGCCATCATGTACGACGCCGCCCGTCGCCGGGTCCCGCTTCTCGTGCTCGCGCGGATGGCCTGGAACATGCTGCTGGACGCAGCTCTCGGGCTGGTCCCCGTCGTGGGTGACGCCGCGGACGTCGCGCACCGCGCCAACCGGAAGAACTACCGGCTGCTGCAGGCGTCCCTCGCCGAGGGACGCACCTCGACGCGCTCGGGTCCGGTCTACCTCCTGCTCGCGGCACTGCTCATCGTCCTGCCGCTGGTGATCGGGATCGCGATCGGCGTCCTGGTCCTGGTGGCGCTCTGGTCGGTGCTCACCCGGTGA
- the rimM gene encoding ribosome maturation factor RimM (Essential for efficient processing of 16S rRNA), producing MTEAFVAARIGRPHGLRGEVTVQVHTDDPEGRFVVGESFTTEPAATGPLVLRSVRQHQGIYLLAFEGHTDRTAAEGLRDTRLLVTDDEDDAAEGEEDGWREDDLLGFAVVLPDGSPLGEVSALHVRPVQDLLEVITPGGEVLVPFVDELVPEVDEDARRVVVDPPPGLLELGE from the coding sequence ATGACCGAGGCCTTCGTCGCCGCTCGGATCGGCAGGCCGCACGGTCTGCGGGGCGAGGTCACCGTCCAGGTGCACACCGACGACCCCGAGGGGCGTTTCGTCGTGGGGGAGAGCTTCACCACCGAGCCGGCCGCGACCGGGCCGCTGGTGCTGCGCTCGGTGCGGCAGCACCAGGGGATCTACCTGCTCGCCTTCGAGGGGCATACCGACCGGACCGCGGCCGAGGGGCTGCGGGACACCCGGCTGCTCGTCACCGACGACGAGGACGACGCAGCCGAGGGCGAGGAGGACGGCTGGCGCGAGGACGACCTGCTGGGCTTCGCCGTCGTCCTCCCCGACGGCAGCCCGCTGGGCGAGGTGAGCGCGCTGCACGTCCGCCCGGTGCAGGACCTGCTCGAGGTCATCACCCCCGGCGGCGAGGTGCTCGTGCCCTTCGTCGACGAGCTGGTGCCCGAGGTGGACGAGGACGCCCGCCGGGTCGTCGTCGACCCGCCGCCGGGTCTGCTCGAGCTGGGGGAGTGA
- a CDS encoding YraN family protein — MPWARARAVGDRGEDLACAHLESLGWQVVDRNWRCPEGELDVVAEDGRTLVFCEVKTRRSVRFGEPVEAVGADKARRLRTLAWAWLEAHDRRGAAFRIDVVGVLRPHDDEPVLTHLRAVA, encoded by the coding sequence ATGCCCTGGGCGCGGGCCCGGGCGGTCGGTGACCGGGGGGAGGACCTCGCCTGCGCGCACCTGGAGTCGCTCGGCTGGCAGGTGGTCGACCGCAACTGGCGGTGTCCGGAGGGCGAGCTGGACGTCGTCGCCGAGGACGGGCGCACCCTGGTCTTCTGCGAGGTGAAGACGCGCCGGTCGGTGCGCTTCGGTGAGCCCGTGGAGGCGGTGGGTGCGGACAAGGCGCGGCGCCTGCGGACACTGGCGTGGGCCTGGCTGGAGGCTCACGACCGGCGGGGCGCCGCCTTCCGCATCGACGTCGTGGGCGTGCTGCGGCCGCATGACGACGAGCCGGTCCTGACCCACCTGCGGGCGGTGGCCTGA
- the trmD gene encoding tRNA (guanosine(37)-N1)-methyltransferase TrmD, which translates to MPLRLDVVTIFPDYLAPLELSLLGRARREGLLEVQVHDLRDWTHDRHRTVDDTPYGGGAGMVMRPEPWGEALDAICTSVPGRTPRIVVPGPGGEVFTQATAERLAEQEDWLVFVCGRYEGIDERVYDEFASRYPLSVLSLGDYVLNGGEVAVLAMTEAIARLLPGMVGNEASLAEESHTGGLLEYPVYTKPASWRGHEVPDVLLSGHHGQIAAWRHEQRLARTAQRRPDLMERYQAGR; encoded by the coding sequence ATGCCGCTGCGTCTCGACGTCGTCACGATCTTCCCGGACTACCTCGCGCCGCTCGAGCTCTCCCTGCTGGGGCGGGCGCGGCGCGAGGGACTGCTCGAGGTGCAGGTGCACGACCTGCGCGACTGGACCCACGACCGGCACCGCACCGTCGACGACACGCCCTACGGCGGTGGCGCCGGGATGGTCATGCGGCCCGAGCCGTGGGGCGAGGCGCTGGACGCGATCTGCACCTCGGTCCCCGGGCGGACGCCGCGGATCGTCGTCCCGGGCCCCGGCGGTGAGGTCTTCACGCAGGCGACCGCCGAGCGGCTCGCGGAGCAGGAGGACTGGCTGGTCTTCGTCTGCGGCCGCTACGAGGGCATCGACGAGCGGGTCTACGACGAGTTCGCCTCCCGCTACCCGCTGTCGGTGCTCAGCCTGGGCGACTACGTCCTCAACGGCGGCGAGGTCGCCGTCCTGGCGATGACCGAGGCCATCGCCCGGCTGCTGCCCGGCATGGTCGGCAACGAGGCGTCGCTGGCCGAGGAGTCGCACACCGGGGGGCTGCTGGAGTATCCCGTCTACACCAAGCCCGCGAGCTGGCGGGGGCACGAGGTGCCCGACGTCCTGCTGTCGGGCCACCACGGCCAGATCGCGGCCTGGCGGCACGAGCAGCGACTGGCCCGCACCGCGCAGCGCCGCCCGGACCTCATGGAGCGCTACCAGGCCGGTCGCTGA
- a CDS encoding tyrosine recombinase XerC gives MSGPLGVAAQLQAFEQHLRVEKGRSVHTVRAYLGDLDALDVFLADRGVRSSAEVRLPDLRAWLGSIGAAGASRSTVSRRAAAAKTFFRWAQQTGRITADPSLRLAAPGKEKHLPGVLRAPQAGELLDLAAVAADDDDPVHLRNRAMLELLYASGMRVGELTGLDVDDVDLEAGTARVLGKGDKERVVPFGAPATEALALWLAGGRPRLATAESGAALFLGRRGRRVDQRQVRSTLQALLAHLPDTPQMGPHGLRHSAATHLLEGGADLRTVQELLGHASLATTQIYTHVSVDRLRAAYQQAHPRA, from the coding sequence GTGAGCGGCCCGCTGGGTGTGGCCGCGCAGCTGCAGGCCTTCGAGCAGCACCTGCGGGTGGAGAAGGGTCGGTCGGTGCACACGGTGCGCGCCTACCTCGGCGACCTCGACGCGCTGGACGTCTTCCTCGCCGACCGCGGGGTGCGGTCGAGCGCCGAGGTCCGCCTGCCGGACCTGCGGGCCTGGCTCGGCAGCATCGGGGCGGCCGGGGCCTCCCGCTCGACGGTCTCCCGGCGCGCGGCGGCGGCGAAGACGTTCTTCCGGTGGGCTCAGCAGACCGGCAGGATCACCGCCGACCCGTCGCTGCGCCTCGCCGCGCCGGGGAAGGAGAAGCACCTGCCGGGAGTCCTGCGCGCCCCGCAGGCGGGCGAGCTCCTGGACCTGGCGGCCGTGGCCGCGGACGACGACGACCCGGTCCACCTGCGCAACCGCGCGATGCTCGAGCTGCTCTACGCCTCCGGGATGCGGGTCGGGGAGCTCACCGGCCTGGACGTGGACGACGTGGACCTCGAGGCCGGCACGGCGAGGGTGCTCGGCAAGGGCGACAAGGAGCGGGTCGTGCCCTTCGGCGCCCCGGCGACCGAGGCGCTCGCCCTCTGGCTGGCGGGAGGCCGCCCGCGGCTGGCGACCGCCGAGTCCGGTGCCGCGCTCTTCCTGGGGCGTCGCGGCCGTCGGGTGGACCAACGGCAGGTGCGCTCCACCCTGCAGGCGCTGCTGGCGCACCTCCCGGACACCCCGCAGATGGGGCCGCACGGGCTGCGGCACAGCGCCGCCACCCACCTGCTCGAGGGCGGCGCGGACCTGCGCACCGTCCAGGAGCTGCTGGGCCACGCCAGCCTGGCCACGACGCAGATCTACACGCACGTGTCGGTGGACCGGCTGCGCGCGGCCTACCAGCAGGCGCACCCCCGGGCCTGA
- the serB gene encoding phosphoserine phosphatase SerB — translation MPLLTLLSDPTARDLGESAVHDVSGDRATSSPRWLRPGAAVEVELDGDAGLEEGTWEAWQARGIDVVLQPRGARRRRVLLADMDSTMIEQECIDELAAQVGVGERVAAITARAMNGELDFAEALHERVGLLQGLPVDVVRTVLDERITLAPGGPELLATTAAHGGYAALVSGGFTHFTEVVAARLGFDEHRANTLEVADGRLTGRVVPPVVGQDAKVAALRAITSRLGLTPADAVAVGDGANDLPMLQLAGLGVALHAKPAVAARAPVRVNHGDLTALLYLQGYSDDEIVRP, via the coding sequence GTGCCCCTGCTGACCCTGCTGAGCGACCCCACGGCCCGCGACCTGGGCGAGTCCGCGGTGCACGACGTGAGCGGCGACCGTGCCACGTCGTCGCCGCGCTGGCTGCGCCCCGGCGCCGCGGTCGAGGTGGAGCTGGACGGCGACGCCGGTCTGGAGGAGGGCACGTGGGAGGCCTGGCAGGCGCGGGGGATCGACGTGGTCCTCCAACCCCGGGGAGCACGGCGGCGCCGGGTGCTGCTCGCCGACATGGACTCCACGATGATCGAGCAGGAGTGCATCGACGAGCTCGCCGCGCAGGTGGGCGTGGGCGAGCGGGTGGCCGCCATCACCGCGCGAGCCATGAACGGTGAGCTCGACTTCGCCGAGGCGCTGCACGAACGGGTCGGGCTGCTCCAGGGACTGCCCGTCGACGTCGTCCGGACCGTCCTCGACGAGCGCATCACCCTCGCGCCGGGCGGACCCGAGCTGCTCGCCACGACGGCGGCGCACGGAGGGTATGCCGCGCTCGTGTCGGGCGGTTTCACCCACTTCACCGAGGTGGTCGCCGCACGGCTCGGCTTCGACGAGCACCGTGCCAACACGCTCGAGGTGGCCGACGGGCGGTTGACCGGCCGGGTGGTCCCACCGGTGGTCGGCCAGGACGCCAAGGTCGCCGCGCTGCGCGCGATCACGTCCCGCCTCGGGCTGACCCCCGCCGACGCCGTGGCGGTCGGCGACGGGGCCAACGACCTGCCGATGCTGCAGCTCGCGGGGCTGGGCGTCGCCCTGCACGCCAAGCCGGCGGTGGCCGCGCGCGCCCCGGTCCGGGTCAACCACGGCGACCTCACCGCCCTGCTCTACCTGCAGGGCTACTCCGACGACGAGATCGTCCGCCCCTGA
- a CDS encoding ribonuclease HII → MTTTTRRPASRRPSLRVERTLQREGYELLVGMDEVGRGALAGPVSVGVVAIGATCRSAPQGVKDSKLLTPAAREGLVPRIRRWAHGHGVGHAWPSEIDAIGIMAALRLAGERALAQLGGLRPDLVLLDGNHDWLTDPERVGLLGLVDGAAPPPVRTMIKADLRCSSVAAASVLAKVERDGLMVQAAREEGHEAYLWEHNKGYAAPEHQEALRRLGPCAWHRRSWNIAAAGTVVGREEGMTE, encoded by the coding sequence GTGACCACCACGACCCGCCGACCAGCGAGCCGCCGACCGAGCCTGCGGGTGGAGCGCACCCTGCAGCGGGAGGGCTACGAGCTGCTGGTCGGGATGGACGAGGTGGGGCGCGGGGCCCTGGCCGGACCGGTCAGCGTGGGCGTAGTCGCCATCGGTGCGACCTGCCGCAGCGCCCCGCAGGGGGTCAAGGACTCCAAGCTGCTGACCCCGGCCGCGCGCGAGGGGCTGGTCCCGCGGATCCGCCGCTGGGCGCACGGGCACGGGGTCGGTCATGCCTGGCCGTCGGAGATCGACGCGATCGGCATCATGGCGGCCCTGCGCCTGGCCGGGGAGCGCGCCCTCGCGCAGCTCGGGGGACTGCGACCCGACCTGGTGCTGCTCGACGGCAACCACGACTGGCTCACCGACCCCGAGCGGGTGGGTCTGCTCGGGCTCGTCGACGGAGCCGCACCGCCGCCGGTCCGCACGATGATCAAGGCCGACCTGCGCTGCTCCTCGGTCGCCGCCGCCTCGGTCCTGGCCAAGGTGGAGCGCGACGGGCTCATGGTGCAGGCCGCGCGCGAGGAAGGGCACGAGGCATACCTCTGGGAGCACAACAAGGGGTATGCCGCGCCGGAGCACCAGGAGGCGCTGCGCCGTCTCGGTCCGTGCGCGTGGCACCGGCGCAGCTGGAACATCGCCGCGGCGGGTACGGTCGTGGGGCGCGAGGAAGGGATGACGGAGTGA
- the rpsP gene encoding 30S ribosomal protein S16 encodes MAVKIRLKRMGKIRAPYYRVVVMDSRTKRDGRAIEEIGKYHPTEEPSLIDIDSERAQYWLGVGAQPTEQVAALLKVTGDWQKYKGEDGAEGTLRTREPKADKKALYEAALAAADGEDTSGATTQKRKKADKAEKTEAPAAATGDEKAEEAATEAPAEETAPPADTEGSAAASTGEGATEDSATGSEGDAKTDEA; translated from the coding sequence GTGGCTGTCAAGATTCGCCTGAAGCGCATGGGCAAGATCCGTGCACCGTACTACCGCGTCGTCGTCATGGACTCGCGCACCAAGCGCGACGGCCGGGCGATCGAGGAGATCGGCAAGTACCACCCGACCGAGGAGCCCTCGCTCATCGACATCGACTCCGAGCGGGCGCAGTACTGGCTCGGCGTCGGTGCGCAGCCGACCGAGCAGGTCGCCGCGCTGCTCAAGGTCACCGGTGACTGGCAGAAGTACAAGGGTGAGGACGGTGCCGAGGGCACGCTGAGGACCCGCGAGCCCAAGGCCGACAAGAAGGCCCTCTACGAGGCCGCGCTCGCCGCCGCCGACGGCGAGGACACCTCGGGCGCCACCACGCAGAAGCGCAAGAAGGCCGACAAGGCGGAGAAGACCGAGGCCCCGGCCGCAGCGACGGGCGACGAGAAGGCCGAGGAGGCCGCGACCGAGGCCCCCGCCGAGGAGACCGCCCCGCCCGCCGACACCGAGGGCTCGGCCGCGGCCAGCACCGGCGAGGGTGCCACCGAGGACTCCGCCACCGGCTCCGAGGGCGACGCGAAGACCGACGAGGCCTGA